The Polaromonas sp. SP1 DNA window TCAGGATGCAGCGCTACACGAAAGCCGCGCTTGCCCTTCTGGGCCTCTTGGTTCTCGGCTGGGGCGCAGTAAAGCTTGTCTATGAGCCTTTCATGACCAGGCAGCTGATTGCCCTAATGGCGGAGGAATCGCGCAAGATCGAGGCCTTCAACGCGGTTGGAAGGCTTGAGACCTACGATTCATTAAGCACTCTTCTTCAAAAGGGGTGTTTACGCGAAGCGGCGCAGCTCATCGAGATTCAGCAGAGCCTCCTTTTGACGGGTATCGCGCACGACATGGAACAAAGCCCGGAGGTGTCCAAGGTTGTTTCCGGCCGAAATGCGCAAGTAGCCGAACGCGCGCGTGCTGAGGCTACCAACCGAAACCCACCCCGGGGGTACACGCCATGCCGCTGATCTCTAGCTTGGCAGTCGATGCGGACGTCCTCGCTGCGCGCTTTCGCGCGCCATCGGCCCGCCGGTCACTTCTACGTTTGACCTCATGATCTTTGCCGTTGCCACCGATGAATGCACGCTAACCGCCTTCGAAAGCGAGGCCGCCGCGGTCGTCGCGTGCGAAGGCCTCGACGTTGAAGCTGCAGACTGGCTCTTTTGGGACGACTGTGGCAGGCCGCTTGAGCCACTGTTCTCCATCCCAAACAAACGAGGATTTTTCATGGTGCAGAACGGCGTCTACTCCCTTGTGCCGGCCACGCCAAATCACCACGCAGATCTCGACGAAGCGCTAGACGAAGTGCGCAATTTCGAGTCACCCGCACCATTCAACAGTGCCGAAGGTGTGCGCGCATACCTCGCCCGCAAAGGAGGCAGCAATGAGGTCTAACAGGTCGTTCGACGCGGACACGCAGCAGCATCGCGCCGGTCAACTCCAACGTTAGGCGCCAGGGCCTCGCTTATGTTCGAAGTCATCGCGTACATAGCCATCCTTGTGGGGTTGGCGGCTGGCTTCCTGTGGGGCATTGAGCGCATTGCTAAGCGCATCGGCGGCCGCAATACATGGTTGCTGTTTCTTGTCGGCCTTCCTCTCGTTGCAGGTGTGATGGTCGCATGGCTCAACAGAACTGAGTTGGCCTGGTGGCAGTTAGTTCTGTACCCACTGGTGGCGCCATTCGTTGCCTCAGCTGTTCTGCTATTGGCATACGCTGCTGTCAATCCGTACGCGCTCATCGCCTTGGTCGGGGCGTTGTGCCGGCGCGCACGCGAACGAATCTTTCACGCGGGTAAACGGTAGCATGGCGCCTAGCATGTTGGTCAACCGAACACGCTCTGGTCGGCCTCGCCTCCTGGCGCGTGCCGATTACCGCCAACGTTAGTGCTCTGAAAAGATCTCGCATTGTCCGTTGGCTCTATGCAAGGCACGTTTAATGCTGCTTATGTGAGTTCCAAAGCGCCGCGCGACTGCAGACTTCGTGGCTTGTCCGCTTAGAACCAAACGCACAGCCTCACTTTCTTCCGCTGGCGCCATAGCCCTAGGCCTGCCGGGCTTAGAGCCTCGTCGCATCGCCGCGTGGAGTCCGGCCCTTGTGCGTTCACGAATCATTTCCAGTTCGAACTCGGCGAAGGCGCCAACGATCTGCATCATCATCCGACCCGCTGCGGTGCTGGTATCGATGGTTTCGGTAAGACTGCGAAACTGGGCGCCTTGGGCATTTATCCGGTCGAGAATGATCAGTAGATGTTTTAGAGACCGTGCAAGGCGGTCCAACTTGTAGACAACCAAGATATCTCCGGGTCGAAGTAGCGTTAGCAGTTTCTCTAACTCAGCGCACTTGGTGTCGCCCCCTGATCGTTTCTCTTCAAAAATATGTTGAACCCCCGCTTTTCGCAAAGCGTCATATTGGGTGTGGAGTTCTTGTTCTTGCGTGCTAACACGCGCATATCCGTAAATCAATCTCTCCCTCTCAGACATTTTTTATTTGCCTACAAACTGTAGAGAGATGCCGCCTAGGCAGGCTTTAACCCCTGTAAAACCTGACAGGGATGAAAAGCGTGTGGGCGAAAAAAAACCGGCATTTGCCGGCTGCGATGGCATCTGAGGTCGGTCGGAAACGTCCGTTACAGATCCGTGCGCAGCTTCCATATCTCCGGAAACAGCACCACATCCAGCATCTTGCGCAAATAACTCACGCCACCAGTGCCGCCGGTGCCGCGCTTGAAGCCGATCACGCGTTCCACGGTCGTCACGTGACGAAAGCGCCAAAGCCGGAAGGCATCTTCCAGGTCGGTGAGTTCTTCGCCGAGCTGGTACAGGTCCCAGTACTTCTTGGGGTCGCGGTAGACCACCAGCCAGGCCTGCTCGACGGCGTCGCTTTCTTCATAGCCTTGGGTCCAGTCGCGCTGCGTGTGGCTGGCGGGTACGGCCAGGCCGCGGCGGGCCAGCAGGCGCAGGGCTTCGTCATAGAGTGATGGCGCTTCGTATGCGGCTTGCACCTGCGCGAGCAGGTCGGGCCTGTGCGCGTGGGGTTTGAGCATGGAGGCGTTTTTGTTGCCGAGTGCAAATTCAATGCAGCGGTACTGTGCGCTTTGAAAGCCGCTGGAGTTGGCGAGGTAGGGGCGGATGGCGCTGTATTCGGGCGGCGTCATGGTGGCCAGCACGTCCCAGGCGTGCACCAGCTGCTCCATGATGCGGCTCACACGGGCCAGCATCTTGAAGGCGCCGCCGAGCTCGTCTTTCGCCACGTTGGCAATCGCGCCGCGCAACTCGTGCAGCATCAGCTTCATCCAGAGTTCACTGGTCTGGTGCTGGATGATGAAGAGCATCTCGTTGTGGTCGGGCGAGAGCGGCTTTTGGGCGCTGAGGATGGCGTCGAGCTGCAGGTAGTCGCCATAGCTCATGGACTTGCTGAAGTCGAGCTGCGCTTTTTCATCGCGCACGATGTCTGCGGGCGCTTGGGGTTTGTTGTTGTCGTTGTTCATCAGGTGACCGCGTGCTTCTGGTTGAATTCGGGTTTTTTCCATTCGGCGGTTTCAAGCACCTGCTTTAATTGTTCGACGGCGTTCCAGACGTCTTCAAAACCGATGTAGAGCGGCGTGAAGCCGAAGCGCAGGATGTCGGGCATACCCGTTCGTCCTGAGCCTGTCGAAGGATCACCCGCGCGGAAGTCGCCGATCACGCCGCGTGCGATCAGCGCCTGCACGATGGCGTAGGCGCCTTCGGTTCTCGTTAAGCAGACCTGCGAGCCGCGTTGGGCGTGTTCGCGCGGTGTCGCCAGGCCCAGGCCGTGGCCCGCGCAGCGTTCTTCGACGAGCTGGATAAACAGGTCGGTGAGCGCCAGCGATTTTTTGCGCAGGGCCTGCATGCCGCCCAGCGGCTCTGCGGCCAGCACGGTGTCCAGCCCGCACTCCAGCGCCGTCATGCTCAGGATGGGCTGGGTGCCGCAGAGATAACGTGAGATGCCGGCTGCGGGCTTGTAGTCGGGCGTGAATTCAAATGGCGCGGCATGGCCCCACCAGCCGGCCAGCGGTTGCCAGAAGCGGTCGGCGTGTTTGGGGTTGACCCAGACAAAGGCCGGCGCGCCGGGGCCGCCGTTGAGGTATTTGTAGCCGCAGCCGATGGAGAAATCCGCCTTGGCGGCGTTCAGCGCCACCGGCACGGCGCCTGCGCTGTGGGCCAGGTCCCAGACGGTGAGTGCGCCGGCTGCGTGGGCTGCGGCGGTGACGGCGGCCATGTCGTGCATGGCGCCGGTGCGGTAGTTCACGTGGGTCAGCATCAGCACGGCGACCTCGGCGGTGAGCGCCGCGGTAATCCCTTCGGGCTCGACGAGCTGCAGGCGATAACCGCGCTCGCGGCACAGCGCTTCGGCGATGTAGAGATCGGTCGGGAAGTTGCTGCGTTCGCTGACGATGATTTTGCGCGCGGGTGCGTCCTGCGCGGCGATGTGCAGTGCGGCGCTCAGCACCTTGTAGAGGTTGATGGAGGTGCTGTCGGTCGCCACCACTTCGCCGGGGGCTGCGCCTATCAGCTGCGCGATCTTGTTGCCCAGACGCTGCGGCAGCTCAAACCAGCCGGCGCTGTTCCACGAACGGATCAGGCCCTGGCCCCATTCGGCCGTGACCGCCTCGGCGACGCGGGCGGCGGCGGTGGTGGGCAGCACGCCCAGCGAGTTGCCGTCAAGGTAGATCACGCCTTCGGGCAGGGTGAATTGCTGGCGCAGCGCGCGCAGCGGGTCTTGCGCATCCAGGGCGCGGCAGTCTTGCAAAGTGGTCATGGGTTTTTGTCTTCAGGAAAGTTCGCGCAGGATGGCGCGCACGGGGGAGGCGTCTGCACGCATGAGCTTGAGCGGCAGGGCAATGAGTTCGTAGTCGCCTTCGGGTACCTCGTCGAGCACCAGGTTTTCGAGCACGCGCAGGCCGTGCGCCAGCAACTGGTGGTGGCTGGGCAAGTCCTGGCTGGTGGCCGGGTCCACGCTGGGGGTGTCTATGCCGATCAATGCTATGTTTTTTGTAGCTAGAAGTGCAAGCGTATCCTGGGCTACAGCCGTAAATGACTCCCAACTCTGGCTGGCGGTATGGGAGGTGCGCAGCAGCACGCGCGGCGGCAGGTCGTCGAGCGCATGGGCAATGTGTTCGGGCAACACCAGCGGGCCGCAGTCCATGCAATGGATCACGCGGCAAGGCCCCAGGTAGGCGGGCAGATCCACCTCGCCGATGCTGGCCTCGCCATTGGCGTAGTGCAGCGGGGCGTCGGCATGCGCGCCGGTGTGCGGCGACAGCGTGATGGCGTTGACGTTGACCGGGCAGCCCGGCTCCAGTGAGAAATGCAGTTGCTGCGAGTAGGCGGTGTCGCCGGGAAACACGGCGGCGTTTTCGTCGACCGGCGGCGAGATGTCCCAGAGCTTGCGCGGTGTTGAGGGGGTGGAGGCAGGCATGGGTGCAAAGGTAGCACCGGCAAAAAAGCCGTGGTGTCGGTTATTTCCAACAATCCGAAAAATTGTTGAAACCTAAAGTACCTGATGAAAGCGCGAAGCAGGCGCGTCAGGATCTCCCTGTGCAAATCGCCAGCCTGGGGCACAATTCGCGCTTGTGGCGCTTATCGCTGCATCGATTTACCAACCCTCCAAAAAACCTTCCATCAGAGACAAAGGCACACCATGAATTCCGAGAACAAGTCCAACGGCAAAGTCGCACTCGTCACCGGCGCGGGCACCGGCATCGGCAAGGCGGTGGCGCTGGCCCTGCTGCGTGAAGGCTATAGCGTCGCGCTGGTGGGCCGCCGTGCTGAGCCGCTGAATGACGTCGCCAAAGAGTCGGGCACCGACCGCGCGCTGGCCGTGCCGACCGACGTGAGCCAGCCCGAATCGGTGGCGGCGGCGTTCGCGAAAGTGAAGGAAAAGTTCGGCCGGCTCGATTTGCTGTTCAACAACGCCGGTGTGGGCGCGCCGCCGATCAACCTCGAAGACATCAGCTTTGAGCAGTGGACCAATGTGGTGAACATCAACCTGACCGGTTCTTTCCTCTGCGCGCAGGCGGCCATCCGGCTGATGAAAGACCAGACTCCACAGGGCGGCCGCATCATCAACAACGGCTCGATTTCGGCCCACGCGCCGCGGCCCAACTCGGCGCCTTACACCGCTACCAAACACGCCATCACGGGTTTGACGAAATCCATCTCGCTGGATGGCCGCAAGTACAACATCGCCTGCGGCCAGATCGACATCGGCAACGCCATGACGGAGCTGGCCGCGCGCATGGCCAAGGGCGTGCCGCAAGCCAACGGCGAGATCGCCATTGAGCCGATGATGGACGCGAAGGAAGTGGCCGAGGCGGTGGTGCACATGGCTTCGCTGCCACTGTCGACCAATGTGCAGTTCATGACCATCATGGCCACGAAGATGCCGTTTGTGGGGCGCGGTTAAGCGGTTAAGCGGTTAAGCGCTGCTGCGGCCCCGCACCGCGTCACACGGCCTTGCGGGGCCTCATCATCGCCAGCACGTAATACACACCGCCCCCGATCGCCACGCCGAAGAACCAGCCGTAAATGCCCCACCACGAGGGCAACAGGCTGGTGAAGTTGGGCAGGATGCTGGAGAAAAGGGCGCCGATGGCGGTGGCGATCAGCGCGTTGGCGTTCCAGCCGCCCTGGTAGCGGTATTCGCCGTCCTCGTGGTAGAGCGCCTCGACGTTCACTTCACCCTTGGCGATCAGGTAGTAGTCGACCAGGATGATGCCCAGCAGCGGCCCCATGGTGGCGCCTATGGCACCTACGAAAGTCGCCGCATTGCCTTCCCACGGCGCGAAGGGATACAGCACCAGCGCGATGCCGGCGGCGATGTAGCCACCGGTCTTGAAGCTGACCTTGCGCGGGAACACGTTGGCAAAGTCAAAGGCGGGGGATACGAAGTTGGCCACCACGTTGATGCCCAGTGTGGCGACCGCGAAGGTGAGCGCGGCCAGCAAGGCGAGGAACCAGCTGTCGAACTTGGCGGAGATCTGCTCGGGGTGCAGCAGCACCTCACCGTAGACCTTGAAGGCGGCGATGGTGGTGACGCCGGCCACCAGCGAGAACAGCACCAGGTTGATCGGCAGGCCCCAGAGGTTGCCTTTGCGCACGGTGGCCTTGTCTTTGGCGTAGCGCGAGAAGTCGCAGAAGTTGAGGTACAGCGCCGCGAAGTAGGTGATCCACGTCGCGCCCACGGCCATCAACGCCCAGAACGAGCCGGGCTCGCCTGGCACACCCGCGTCTTTGGTCTTGGCCAGCAGCACGTCTTGCGGGATGCCGTGATCGAACGAAAAACCGCCGGCCTTCACGCACAGGCCCACGGCCAGCACCAGCATGGCGATCCAGACAGCGGGGCCGGCCCAGTCCTGGAATTTGCGCACCGTTTCCATGCCGTTCTGGATGATCAGCAGCTGCAGCGCCCACACCACGACAAAACAGATCACCTCCAGGCCCGAGTGGCCCAGCAGGTGCGTCGATTTGTGGAAAGCCATGATGGCGTCGGAGCGCGTGAGCAGCGCCACGATGGCGCCCGAGGCGGCGGCCGTTTGTGCGCCATACCAGAAGCAGGCCACCACCGCGCGCACCAGCGCCGGCAGGTTGGCGCCCCAGATGCCGAAGGAGGCGCGCGCCAGCACGGGGTAGGGCACGCCGGTTTTCACGCCCGCGTAGCCAACCAGGTTCATCAGCAGAAAGATCACCATGGAGCTCAGCCCGATGGCGATGAGGAAGTTGGTGAAGCTGCCGCACAGCAAAAACAGGCTGGCCGCGAGGTAGTAGCCCCAGAGGCTGTGCACGTCGGAAGTCCAGACGTTGAAGATGCTGAAGGTGCCCCAGTTGCGCTCTTTGGCGGGCGCCAGGTCTTCGTTGTACAGATCGGGCGACGGGTTGCGAATGTCCACGTGTGATCTCCGGTTGATGGGCGTTGCCCCTGGCCAGGACTCCATCAGGATGGCTTCAATCGCATGGCCTGATGGAGTGTTCAGTTTTGTATACAGGAACTGTACTCACCGACGCGGAATTCAATTTGCGGGTTTACCCTTGCCTCGCTGGCTTGGGTCGAACGGCTTTGAATCCTGTTGTTGTGAGCACCGTCGGGGTGCGGGTTGCAGGTTTCGTGCCATTGGCGGGGCCACGGCGCCGCTGTGGCTGCACGTTCAATAGAGCTGATTGCGCGACAGTGCGCCCAGCGCGGCCTGGAGGTTGCTCCGGGCGCCGGCCTCATAGCGCTCAAAAAACCAGGGCGTGCTGTAGATGCGGGGGCGGTCCAGAAACGACTGCAGCACCGCGCTGCGCCCCGCAACGTAGCGCGGCCAGCGCACCCAGCGGTATTCGCTGCGTACGTCGCGCTCAAACTGCCGGTAAACCGCCTCGCGCTGCCCGAGGATGGCCAGGTCGATGTCGACCACCCACTGTGCGTCGCCCGGCGAGGGCACCGCCTGGTGGCGGGTGTCCAGGATGTGGCGGCTGACGGTGGCGACCAGCGTGGCGTTCAGGCCGGCCGTGCGCAGAAAGCGTTCGGCCCAGAGCGCACTCTTTTCTTCATTGAGCGGCCGCCAGGGCCAGTAAATGGCATCGTGAAACCACAGCGCAAGTTCAACCGCGACGGCATCCTCCAGCTGGCTGCGCACATCATCAAAGTGGCGCAGGCAGGCCAGCAGGTGCGGTGTGTTGTGATAGCGGCGCGGCCAGCGCCCCCAGCTGCGGATCAGGCGCTTGCCTTCACGGCGCCAGGCGGCGCCGCTTTGATGGAGTTGCGCGCCGAGGGCTTCCCAGCGCGCGAGCAGTTCGTCGTAGTGGGCCGGGGCGAACCACATCGGCGCAGGTCAGGCGCCGAGCTGGCCCAGCAGAAGAAACTCCATCAACGCCTTTTGCGCGTGCATCCGATTCTCTGCTTCATCCCAGACCACTGACTGCGGACCGTCAATCACATCGGCTTCAACCTCTTCACCGCGGTGCGCCGGCAGGCAGTGCATGAAAAGGGCGTCGGGCTTGGCCGCAGCCATCATCTCGGTGTCCACGCACCAGTCGGCAAAGGCTTTTTTGCGTGCTTCGTTTTCGGCTTCGTAGCCCATGCTGGTCCACACATCGGTGGTGACCAGGTCGGCGCCGGCGCAGGCCTGCATCGGGTCTTTGAAGACCTTGTAGCTTTCGGCCGAGCGGATGCCGGCGATGGACTGGTCGACTTCGTAGCCGCCCGGCGTGCTCAGGTGCACCTTGAAGCCGAGGATCTCGCTGGCCTGCAGCCAGGTGTTGGCCATGTTGTTGCCGTCGCCCACCCAGGCCACCGTCTTGCCCTTGATGGAACCGCGGTGCTCGATGTAAGTGAAGATGTCAGCCAGGATCTGGCAGGGGTGGAATTCGTTGGTCAGGCCGTTGATGACGGGCACGCGCGAGTGCTCGGCGAAGCGGTCTATCTTGGTCTGCTCAAAGGTGCGGATCATCACCAGGTCGACCATGCGGCTGATGACCTTGGCGCTGTCTTCAATCGGCTCGGCGCGGCCCAGCTGGCTGTCGCCGGTGGTCAGGTGCACCACGCTGCCGCCCAGTTGGTACATGCCGGCTTCAAAGCTCACGCGCGTGCGCGTCGAGGCTTTCTCGAAAATCATCGCCAGCGTGCGATCGACCAGCGGCTGGTGTTTTTCGTAGGTCTTGAATTTTTTCTTGATGATGGCGGCGCGCTCGAACAGGTAGGCGTATTCGGCCGCGTTCAGGTCGCTGAATTGCAGGTAATGCCGCACCGGGGCGGGCGTGGAGGGGATCGCAGTGGTCACGCGTTTTTCTCTTTCAACAGCTGTTTGATCAGCGGCACCAGGATGGCCACCGCTTCGTCGGCCTCGGCCGTCGTCATGATGAGCGAGGGCACCATGCGGATCACGGTGTCGGCGGTCACGCTCAGCAGCAGGCCATTTTCGGCGGCGCGGCCCAGCAGCTCGCCGCAAGGCACCGTCAGCTCAATGCCCAGCATCAGGCCGCGGCCGCGGATTTCTTTCAGGCCCTTGACGCCTGCCAGTTCGCGCGTGAGCGCCGCGCGCAGATGGTCACCCACCTTCACCGCGTTGGCCAGCAGGCCTTCTTCTTCCATGATGCGCAGGGTTTCGACACCGGCGCGCATGGCCAGCGGGTTGCCGCCGAAGGTGGTGCCGTGGTTGCCGGGGCCAAAGATGTGCGCGGCCTTGGGGCCTGCAACCACGGCGCCGATCGGCACGCCCGAGCCCAGGCCCTTGGCCAGCGGCATCACGTCGGGCTTGATCCCGGCCCACTGGTGCGCAAACCATTTGCCGGTTCGGCCCATGCCGCATTGCACTTCGTCGATCATCAAGAGCCAGTCGCGCTCGTCGCACAGCGCGCGCACGTCGCGCAGGTAGTCGTCTTTCATGCTGTTGATGCCGCCTTCGCCCTGGATGGCTTCAAAAAACACTGCGACCACATTGGGGTTGTTGGCGGTGGCGGCTTTCAGCGCGTCGATGTTGTTCAGCGGCACGCGGATAAAACCTTCAACGAGCGGGCCGAAGCCGGCCTGCACCTTGGGGTTGCCGGTGGCGCTCAGCGTGGCGATGCTGCGGCCGTGGAAGGCTTTTTCGTAAACCACGATTTCCGGGCGCTCAATGCCTTTGTCATGGCCGAACTTGCGCGCCAGCTTGAGCGCGGCTTCGTTGGCTTCGAGGCCGGTGGAGCAGAAAAACACGTTTTCCAGGCCCGACAGCTCTACCAGCTTCGCGGCCAGGGTTTCCTGCAGCGGCACATGGTAGTAATTGGAGCTGTGGATGAGCTTGCCGATCTGCTCTTGCAGGGCGGGCACCAGCTTGGGGTGGTTGTGGCCCAGGGTGTTGACGGCGATGCCGCCCAGCGCGTCGAGGTAAGACTTGCCGTTGACGTCCCAGACGCGGCAGCCCTGGCCGTGGTCCAGCGCGATGGGCAGGCGGCCATAGGTGTTCATCACGTGAGGGGAGGCGGCTTCGATGTGCTTGGGCAGGGCTGCGGTCATGGGGGAACTCCGGACAAGGGATGTAACAGGGCTGAAAATCGCAGGCCCGCAGCGGTTGATGCGGGCCTGAAGTGATTTTAGGCGCAGACTTTGCGGCCTTTTGTGACGATCCTGCATCACTGCAATGAGGGCGCCAGGGGCTCACCGTTGTTGAAAATCGGGCAGCAAGTCTTATATAAGAGTCACAAATAAGATAGAATTGTTGTGCGGTGCAGCATGGGGTGAATACGATCCCTTTCCCACGTCAGGCGCCGCAAAAACCCTCCATCCGATGGTCTCCAACTCCGCCAAAGAAGTCTTTATTCAGGGTATTACCCGCGACGGCAAAACCTTCCGGCCCAGCGACTGGGCCGACAGGCTGTGCGGTGTGATGAGCCATTTCCGCCCCGGCGGCCCCCAGCCCGGCAGCCACCTGACGTACTCGCCGTGGTGCGTGCCCACCGTCATCAACGGCGTCAAATGCGTGGTCGTCAACGCCGAATTGCGCGAGGCCGAACCCATGGCCTGGGATTTCGCCATCAACTTCGCCAAGGACAACGATCTGCAGATGGCTGAAGCCTGCTTGATCCCCGACCCGCCCCGAAAAGACTGAAGTCACCGACATTTTTGAAGCGCCAACAAAAAAGCCGTCTTTCGACGGCTTTTTTGCTTTGCTGCAGCGCACCCTACAAAACGGCGGACGGTATTTTCAAAATGCCGTCCGGGCGATTTGCCTAATTGCTTAGGCGGCGGCCTTTGCGGGGGCCAGTGCCAGGGCTTTCACCTTGGCGGACAGGCGGCTCTTGTCGCGCGCTGCCTTGTTCTTGTGGAAGATGCCCTTGTCGGCAACCGTGTCCACAATGCTTTGGGCCTTGGCGAACAGGTCCTTGGCTTTGTCTTTGTCACCGGCTGCAACGGCTTTTTCGACGTTCTTCACAGCGGTGCGGTATTTGGAGCGCAGCGAGGTGTTCGCAGCGTTGAGTTTGACGTCCTGGCGGACGCGTTTGCGGCCCGACGCGAGGCGGGGGTTCTTTTTCTTGGGTTTGGCGGTAGCCATATATAAATTCCTTTAATCCTGGGGAGGAGTCTGTGGATGTTGCAGCAAAGCCCATGATTATATACCCCCACGGTCGCTCACTGGGTGTAGCTCCCTGCCCCCCGAGGGGGCCGCCCGTCTGCGGCCCGGCAAAGCCGGTTCCGCGCCTCTAATTTGGTTTTTAGGGCTCGCTTCGCATCGCGGGGTCTAACTGGCTGCAACTTTACGAGGGGCGTCCTCTTTACCCGAATAAACTCCGAGGGTGTCACTTTTCAAAGCCGCCTCCACCGTTTCCCTTTTGACGCTTGTCTCCCGAATCACCGGTTTGGTGCGGGAACTGCTGATTGCCTCGACTTTTGGCGCCAGCGCCATGACGGATGCCTTCAATGTGGCGTTTCGCATTCCCAACCTGTTCCGGCGGCTGTTTGCGGAAGGCGCTTTCAGCCAGGCTTTTGTGCCGGTTTTGGCGGCCAGCAAGGCGCAACACGGGGAGGAGCAGACCAAACTCCTGATTGACCGCGTGGCCACGCTGCTGGCCTGGGCGCTGCTGTTGACCTGTGTGGCCGGTGTGGCGGCGGCGCCGGTGCTGGTGTGGGCGATGGCCAGCGGGCTGAAGCAGGATCCGCGCGGCTTTGAGGCCGCGGTCTTCATGACGCGCTGGATGTTTCCGTACATCGGCTTCATGTCGCTGGTGGCGTTGTCGTCGGGCGTGCTCAACACCTGGCGGCGTTTTGCCGTGCCGGCTGCCACGCCGGTGCTGCTCAACCTTTCCATGATCCTGGCGGCCTGGCTGGGCGCGCCCTGGTTCAAGACGCAAGGAATTGAGCCGGTCTATGCGTTGGGCGGGGGTGTCATGCTGGGAGGCATTTTGCAGCTGGCGGTGCAGGTGC harbors:
- a CDS encoding aspartate aminotransferase family protein translates to MTAALPKHIEAASPHVMNTYGRLPIALDHGQGCRVWDVNGKSYLDALGGIAVNTLGHNHPKLVPALQEQIGKLIHSSNYYHVPLQETLAAKLVELSGLENVFFCSTGLEANEAALKLARKFGHDKGIERPEIVVYEKAFHGRSIATLSATGNPKVQAGFGPLVEGFIRVPLNNIDALKAATANNPNVVAVFFEAIQGEGGINSMKDDYLRDVRALCDERDWLLMIDEVQCGMGRTGKWFAHQWAGIKPDVMPLAKGLGSGVPIGAVVAGPKAAHIFGPGNHGTTFGGNPLAMRAGVETLRIMEEEGLLANAVKVGDHLRAALTRELAGVKGLKEIRGRGLMLGIELTVPCGELLGRAAENGLLLSVTADTVIRMVPSLIMTTAEADEAVAILVPLIKQLLKEKNA
- the argF gene encoding ornithine carbamoyltransferase — its product is MTTAIPSTPAPVRHYLQFSDLNAAEYAYLFERAAIIKKKFKTYEKHQPLVDRTLAMIFEKASTRTRVSFEAGMYQLGGSVVHLTTGDSQLGRAEPIEDSAKVISRMVDLVMIRTFEQTKIDRFAEHSRVPVINGLTNEFHPCQILADIFTYIEHRGSIKGKTVAWVGDGNNMANTWLQASEILGFKVHLSTPGGYEVDQSIAGIRSAESYKVFKDPMQACAGADLVTTDVWTSMGYEAENEARKKAFADWCVDTEMMAAAKPDALFMHCLPAHRGEEVEADVIDGPQSVVWDEAENRMHAQKALMEFLLLGQLGA
- the kynB gene encoding arylformamidase is translated as MPASTPSTPRKLWDISPPVDENAAVFPGDTAYSQQLHFSLEPGCPVNVNAITLSPHTGAHADAPLHYANGEASIGEVDLPAYLGPCRVIHCMDCGPLVLPEHIAHALDDLPPRVLLRTSHTASQSWESFTAVAQDTLALLATKNIALIGIDTPSVDPATSQDLPSHHQLLAHGLRVLENLVLDEVPEGDYELIALPLKLMRADASPVRAILRELS
- the kynA gene encoding tryptophan 2,3-dioxygenase; this translates as MNNDNNKPQAPADIVRDEKAQLDFSKSMSYGDYLQLDAILSAQKPLSPDHNEMLFIIQHQTSELWMKLMLHELRGAIANVAKDELGGAFKMLARVSRIMEQLVHAWDVLATMTPPEYSAIRPYLANSSGFQSAQYRCIEFALGNKNASMLKPHAHRPDLLAQVQAAYEAPSLYDEALRLLARRGLAVPASHTQRDWTQGYEESDAVEQAWLVVYRDPKKYWDLYQLGEELTDLEDAFRLWRFRHVTTVERVIGFKRGTGGTGGVSYLRKMLDVVLFPEIWKLRTDL
- the rpsT gene encoding 30S ribosomal protein S20 produces the protein MATAKPKKKNPRLASGRKRVRQDVKLNAANTSLRSKYRTAVKNVEKAVAAGDKDKAKDLFAKAQSIVDTVADKGIFHKNKAARDKSRLSAKVKALALAPAKAAA
- a CDS encoding recombinase family protein; the protein is MIYGYARVSTQEQELHTQYDALRKAGVQHIFEEKRSGGDTKCAELEKLLTLLRPGDILVVYKLDRLARSLKHLLIILDRINAQGAQFRSLTETIDTSTAAGRMMMQIVGAFAEFELEMIRERTRAGLHAAMRRGSKPGRPRAMAPAEESEAVRLVLSGQATKSAVARRFGTHISSIKRALHRANGQCEIFSEH
- a CDS encoding DUF3579 domain-containing protein codes for the protein MVSNSAKEVFIQGITRDGKTFRPSDWADRLCGVMSHFRPGGPQPGSHLTYSPWCVPTVINGVKCVVVNAELREAEPMAWDFAINFAKDNDLQMAEACLIPDPPRKD
- a CDS encoding SDR family oxidoreductase; this translates as MNSENKSNGKVALVTGAGTGIGKAVALALLREGYSVALVGRRAEPLNDVAKESGTDRALAVPTDVSQPESVAAAFAKVKEKFGRLDLLFNNAGVGAPPINLEDISFEQWTNVVNINLTGSFLCAQAAIRLMKDQTPQGGRIINNGSISAHAPRPNSAPYTATKHAITGLTKSISLDGRKYNIACGQIDIGNAMTELAARMAKGVPQANGEIAIEPMMDAKEVAEAVVHMASLPLSTNVQFMTIMATKMPFVGRG
- the kynU gene encoding kynureninase, which gives rise to MTTLQDCRALDAQDPLRALRQQFTLPEGVIYLDGNSLGVLPTTAAARVAEAVTAEWGQGLIRSWNSAGWFELPQRLGNKIAQLIGAAPGEVVATDSTSINLYKVLSAALHIAAQDAPARKIIVSERSNFPTDLYIAEALCRERGYRLQLVEPEGITAALTAEVAVLMLTHVNYRTGAMHDMAAVTAAAHAAGALTVWDLAHSAGAVPVALNAAKADFSIGCGYKYLNGGPGAPAFVWVNPKHADRFWQPLAGWWGHAAPFEFTPDYKPAAGISRYLCGTQPILSMTALECGLDTVLAAEPLGGMQALRKKSLALTDLFIQLVEERCAGHGLGLATPREHAQRGSQVCLTRTEGAYAIVQALIARGVIGDFRAGDPSTGSGRTGMPDILRFGFTPLYIGFEDVWNAVEQLKQVLETAEWKKPEFNQKHAVT
- a CDS encoding NCS1 family nucleobase:cation symporter-1, which codes for MDIRNPSPDLYNEDLAPAKERNWGTFSIFNVWTSDVHSLWGYYLAASLFLLCGSFTNFLIAIGLSSMVIFLLMNLVGYAGVKTGVPYPVLARASFGIWGANLPALVRAVVACFWYGAQTAAASGAIVALLTRSDAIMAFHKSTHLLGHSGLEVICFVVVWALQLLIIQNGMETVRKFQDWAGPAVWIAMLVLAVGLCVKAGGFSFDHGIPQDVLLAKTKDAGVPGEPGSFWALMAVGATWITYFAALYLNFCDFSRYAKDKATVRKGNLWGLPINLVLFSLVAGVTTIAAFKVYGEVLLHPEQISAKFDSWFLALLAALTFAVATLGINVVANFVSPAFDFANVFPRKVSFKTGGYIAAGIALVLYPFAPWEGNAATFVGAIGATMGPLLGIILVDYYLIAKGEVNVEALYHEDGEYRYQGGWNANALIATAIGALFSSILPNFTSLLPSWWGIYGWFFGVAIGGGVYYVLAMMRPRKAV